A genomic window from Lasioglossum baleicum chromosome 7, iyLasBale1, whole genome shotgun sequence includes:
- the LOC143210714 gene encoding uncharacterized protein LOC143210714 isoform X3: MKNPYILACFLLLAPLSFGLTLQEDDLVFDDVGDESTSTASPVINSRRFDEPRTSWHEQSRPRDIKRHQVERNWGVSDVVVPVGHVLHLRIPREAFTGPVDYYEVYDANGSELPKWMFWDDAASTLVGVPSKKDLGSHHLSVKAIGKHGDTAKDLFIVQVVPEKQEELKHRDGRTHCDEGEDQTLLSILLDARFDNLSPSTRVNAVDYLSGFLGLHLSAFSMHPQNFKENPNADSTVILSGPGNVKHRKEKHLTAIQWQVGCDGHLWSHQTDLVRRLRKQAKDGTLAEVMQLPVLMWRVKTESSSLLRNRRETGSGDYDPDDGYDENNYDEEYDEEYDEKGDDGDDLHLQPTIVPDTEHPHRHHHGEEGIDWNSKDIDDVITSVNQPNTLGSASNRSLAEIDTPTEQPSESSTRQTVFLAPSTVPASIVTSTTTPASTLLPMVTNTTTPPTTTTTEVRIPPDTTTTTTTTTMAPTTTSTTTTTTTTPSTTTPTTPATTRATTEPPRVNTETIEYAQHNFPPRQDRRLKKIPVTAGKPLSYIIPPNTFTDLEDGDTRNLRLSLYLQGAPLKRLHWLQFNPKTQEVYGLPLENDISTWTYDLVASDSEGLNVTDRLDIHVQQHKLSRSVNHEFSIYLRIDKRTEFPTEVDWELKVIRSIAELYGDSDTRHITVRLVDILNDQATFTWTNDSLPRSSDCPREYINDLLNVLVDKNGDPSAALRNVLLPEIRVKRVVHQGIGQCEDMNQPQPPKVSTQEPKSNFPPMSRNQVDLVNATVGQLLVFKVPEDTFYDLEDGSARNLRMSLLTIGRTPIPAHEWLQFDSKNQEFYGVPMRSDVGRKEYQLVVTDKDDASTTDGLVVVVHPAPMMHQTVEFSMTLDIPYDSFAHSALQKRNFIEKLRDLYQDRDTSSISLHSISNGSTVITWHNRTLPTSYCAHDEVSRLRSVLVKSDNDRRSVTDEVLEVMGSKFPVKQITVIPMGICLGELTDVHSPDNYVPPIDDSTSVGTFHDDYLITFVLPAIIIAAMLILAGIIACVLYRRRRSGKMSVSEQDDERQSFRSKGIPVIFQDELDEKPDPGKYSNKSPVILKEEKPPLPPPEYQKTEDGADVPMLPKENSEEPYQPPPPFATNRDTNRQNRPKPTPTYRKPPPYVPP; encoded by the exons ATGAAGAATCCTTACATCCTCGCGTGCTTTTTACTGTTGGCGCCCCTGTCGTTCGGCTTGACCCTGCAGGAGGACGACCTAGTGTTCGATGACGTCGGCGATGAAAGCACTAGCACCGCATCGCCGGTGATCAACAGCCGGCGTTTCGATGAGCCAAGAACGAGCTGGCACGAGCAGAGTCGGCCGCGAGACATCAAGAGGCACCAGGTCGAGAGGAACTGGGGTGTTTCCGATGTCGTCGTCCCCGTCGGTCATGTACTCCACCTGAGAATCCCGCGGGAAGCGTTCACCGGGCCCGTAGATTATTACGAG GTATACGACGCAAATGGTAGTGAATTGCCGAAATGGATGTTCTGGGACGACGCGGCGTCGACGCTGGTGGGCGTGCCGTCGAAGAAGGACTTGGGCAGCCATCACCTGAGCGTGAAGGCCATCGGGAAGCATGGCGACACCGCGAAGGACCTGTTCATCGTGCAAGTCGTCCCCGAGAAGCAAGAGGAGCTGAAGCACAGGGACGGAAGG ACGCACTGCGACGAGGGGGAGGACCAGACGCTCCTCTCGATTCTGCTCGATGCCAGGTTCGACAACCTCTCGCCGTCCACGCGAGTCAATGCTGTCGACTATCTATCTGGATTCCTTGGACTGCACCTG AGCGCGTTTTCGATGCATCCGCAAAATTTCAAGGAAAATCCGAACGCGGATTCTACGGTGATCTTGAGCGGGCCTGGGAACGTGAAACACCGTAAAGAGAAACACCTTACCGCGATACAGTGGCAG GTCGGCTGCGACGGCCACTTATGGAGCCATCAGACGGATTTGGTGAGACGATTGCGTAAGCAAGCGAAGGACGGCACATTGGCGGAGGTGATGCAGCTTCCGGTGCTGATGTGGCGCGTGAAAACAGAATCGAGTTCCTTATTGAGGAACCGAAGGGAAACCGGCTCCGGAGACTATGATCCAGACGATGGCTATGACGAAAACAACTACGATGAGGAATACGACGAGGAATACGACGAGAAGGGTGATGACGGTGATGACTTGCATCTACAGCCGACTATCGTGCCGGATACAGAACATCCTCACAGGCACCACCATGGCGAGGAGGGCATTGACTGGAAT AGCAAAGACATCGACGACGTGATAACATCGGTGAACCAGCCGAACACGTTGGGTAGCGCGTCGAACAGAAGCTTGGCGGAGATCGACACT CCAACGGAGCAACCGTCAGAGTCTTCGACGAGACAGACCGTATTCCTAGCACCGAGCACAGTACCCGCTAGCATCGTCACATCCACTACCACCCCAGCCAGTACTCTGTTACCAATGGTTACAAACACTACCACACCACCAACAACGACGACAACAGAAGTACGAATACCGCCAGACACCACAACCACTACAACAACTACTACCATGGCACCGACAACTACTAGCACTACTACTACTACAACCACTACCCCATCTACGACTACACCTACCACGCCAGCGACGACCAGAGCTACTACCGAACCACCCAGAGTTAATACGGAAACCATAGAATACGCTCAGCACAACTTCCCACCCAGGCAGGATAGGAGATTGAAGAAGATTCCAGTGACTGCTGGCAAACCGTTGAGCTACATTATACCACCCAATACGTTCACTGATTTAGAAGATGGTGATACCAGAAACTTAAGACTGAGCCTGTACCTTCAGGGTGCGCCATTGAAGAGGTTGCACTGGCTGCAGTTCAATCCGAAAACTCAGGAGGTCTATGGATT ACCACTGGAGAATGACATCTCCACTTGGACCTACGATCTGGTTGCTTCAGACAGCGAGGGACTGAACGTGACTGATCGTTTGGACATTCACGTGCAACAACACAAATTGAGTCGCAGCGTTAATCACGAATTCAGTATCTATCTTAGGATCGATAAACGCACGGAATTCCCTACTGAAGTGGATTGGGAGCTGAAG GTGATTCGAAGTATAGCTGAGCTGTACGGCGACAGCGACACCAGACATATCACTGTTCGATTGGTTGACATCCTCAACGATCAAGCTACCTTCACCTGGACGAACGACAGCCTGCCAAGAAGCAGCGACTGCCCCAGAGAGTACATCAATGATCTGTTAAAT GTCCTCGTTGATAAGAACGGCGATCCCAGCGCTGCGCTGAGAAACGTGCTGCTCCCTGAAATCAGAGTGAAACGAGTGGTGCATCAAGGTATTGGCCAGTGCGAAGACATGAACCAACCGCAGCCGCCTAAAGTTTCCACCCAAGAGCCTAAGTCGAACTTCCCACCCATGTCCAGAAATCAAGTGGATCTTGTCAATGCTACTGTTGGTCAACTGCTCGTGTTCAAAGTGCCAGAA GACACCTTCTACGATCTCGAAGACGGTTCCGCCCGAAACCTGCGAATGTCTCTGCTGACTATCGGGCGCACGCCTATACCAGCCCACGAGTGGTTGCAGTTCGACAGCAAGAATCAAGAGTTTTATGGTGTTCCGATGCGCAGTGACGTAGGACGCAAAGAGTACCAGCTAGTCGTTACCGACAAGGATGACGCTAGTACCACAGATGGCCTGGTGGTAGTGGTCCACCCGGCCCCGATGATGCATCAAACGGTGGAGTTCTCGATGACCTTGGACATCCCGTACGACTCGTTCGCGCACTCTGCTCTACAGAAGCGTAACTTCATCGAGAAGTTGCGCGACCTGTATCAAGACAGAGATACCAGTTCCATTTCCTTGCATAGTATATCTAACGGAAGCACAGTGATCACATGGCACAACAGAACTCTTCCCACTTCGTATTGCGCCCACGACGAGGTGAGCAGATTACGATCAGTGCTGGTCAAGAGCGACAACGATCGTCGATCTGTGACCGACGAAGTCCTAGAAGTGATGGGCTCTAAGTTCCCCGTAAAACAAATTACGGTGATTCCCATGGGGATCTGTCTTGGTGAACTAACTGACGTTCATTCGCCGgataactatgttccaccaatcgaCGATTCCACCTCGGTTGGAACGTTCCACGATGACTACCTCATTACGTTCGTTCTGCCTGCTATCATCATCGCAGCAATGCTCATCCTAGCTGGTATCATTGCCTGCGTATTGTACAGACGAAGGAGAAGCGGGAAAATGAGCGTCAGCGAACAGGACGACGAAAGACAGAGCTTCCGCAGCAAGGGAATCCCTGTGATCTTCCAGGACGAGCTGGACGAGAAACCTGATCCAGGTAAATACA GTAACAAGTCGCCGGTGATTCTAAAGGAAGAGAAACCGCCCCTGCCGCCGCCGGAGTACCAGAAAACAGAGGACGGAGCGGACGTGCCTATGTTACCAAAAGAGAATTCGGAGGAGCCTTATcaaccaccgccgccattcGCCACGAACCGCGATACTAATCGTCAAAACCGGCCGAAGCCGACCCCCACGTACAGAAAACCGCCCCCATACGTGCCCCCCTAA
- the LOC143210714 gene encoding uncharacterized protein LOC143210714 isoform X4, which produces MKNPYILACFLLLAPLSFGLTLQEDDLVFDDVGDESTSTASPVINSRRFDEPRTSWHEQSRPRDIKRHQVERNWGVSDVVVPVGHVLHLRIPREAFTGPVDYYEVYDANGSELPKWMFWDDAASTLVGVPSKKDLGSHHLSVKAIGKHGDTAKDLFIVQVVPEKQEELKHRDGRTHCDEGEDQTLLSILLDARFDNLSPSTRVNAVDYLSGFLGLHLSAFSMHPQNFKENPNADSTVILSGPGNVKHRKEKHLTAIQWQVGCDGHLWSHQTDLVRRLRKQAKDGTLAEVMQLPVLMWRVKTESSSLLRNRRETGSGDYDPDDGYDENNYDEEYDEEYDEKGDDGDDLHLQPTIVPDTEHPHRHHHGEEGIDWNPTEQPSESSTRQTVFLAPSTVPASIVTSTTTPASTLLPMVTNTTTPPTTTTTEVRIPPDTTTTTTTTTMAPTTTSTTTTTTTTPSTTTPTTPATTRATTEPPRVNTETIEYAQHNFPPRQDRRLKKIPVTAGKPLSYIIPPNTFTDLEDGDTRNLRLSLYLQGAPLKRLHWLQFNPKTQEVYGLPLENDISTWTYDLVASDSEGLNVTDRLDIHVQQHKLSRSVNHEFSIYLRIDKRTEFPTEVDWELKVIRSIAELYGDSDTRHITVRLVDILNDQATFTWTNDSLPRSSDCPREYINDLLNVLVDKNGDPSAALRNVLLPEIRVKRVVHQGIGQCEDMNQPQPPKVSTQEPKSNFPPMSRNQVDLVNATVGQLLVFKVPEDTFYDLEDGSARNLRMSLLTIGRTPIPAHEWLQFDSKNQEFYGVPMRSDVGRKEYQLVVTDKDDASTTDGLVVVVHPAPMMHQTVEFSMTLDIPYDSFAHSALQKRNFIEKLRDLYQDRDTSSISLHSISNGSTVITWHNRTLPTSYCAHDEVSRLRSVLVKSDNDRRSVTDEVLEVMGSKFPVKQITVIPMGICLGELTDVHSPDNYVPPIDDSTSVGTFHDDYLITFVLPAIIIAAMLILAGIIACVLYRRRRSGKMSVSEQDDERQSFRSKGIPVIFQDELDEKPDPGKYSNKSPVILKEEKPPLPPPEYQKTEDGADVPMLPKENSEEPYQPPPPFATNRDTNRQNRPKPTPTYRKPPPYVPP; this is translated from the exons ATGAAGAATCCTTACATCCTCGCGTGCTTTTTACTGTTGGCGCCCCTGTCGTTCGGCTTGACCCTGCAGGAGGACGACCTAGTGTTCGATGACGTCGGCGATGAAAGCACTAGCACCGCATCGCCGGTGATCAACAGCCGGCGTTTCGATGAGCCAAGAACGAGCTGGCACGAGCAGAGTCGGCCGCGAGACATCAAGAGGCACCAGGTCGAGAGGAACTGGGGTGTTTCCGATGTCGTCGTCCCCGTCGGTCATGTACTCCACCTGAGAATCCCGCGGGAAGCGTTCACCGGGCCCGTAGATTATTACGAG GTATACGACGCAAATGGTAGTGAATTGCCGAAATGGATGTTCTGGGACGACGCGGCGTCGACGCTGGTGGGCGTGCCGTCGAAGAAGGACTTGGGCAGCCATCACCTGAGCGTGAAGGCCATCGGGAAGCATGGCGACACCGCGAAGGACCTGTTCATCGTGCAAGTCGTCCCCGAGAAGCAAGAGGAGCTGAAGCACAGGGACGGAAGG ACGCACTGCGACGAGGGGGAGGACCAGACGCTCCTCTCGATTCTGCTCGATGCCAGGTTCGACAACCTCTCGCCGTCCACGCGAGTCAATGCTGTCGACTATCTATCTGGATTCCTTGGACTGCACCTG AGCGCGTTTTCGATGCATCCGCAAAATTTCAAGGAAAATCCGAACGCGGATTCTACGGTGATCTTGAGCGGGCCTGGGAACGTGAAACACCGTAAAGAGAAACACCTTACCGCGATACAGTGGCAG GTCGGCTGCGACGGCCACTTATGGAGCCATCAGACGGATTTGGTGAGACGATTGCGTAAGCAAGCGAAGGACGGCACATTGGCGGAGGTGATGCAGCTTCCGGTGCTGATGTGGCGCGTGAAAACAGAATCGAGTTCCTTATTGAGGAACCGAAGGGAAACCGGCTCCGGAGACTATGATCCAGACGATGGCTATGACGAAAACAACTACGATGAGGAATACGACGAGGAATACGACGAGAAGGGTGATGACGGTGATGACTTGCATCTACAGCCGACTATCGTGCCGGATACAGAACATCCTCACAGGCACCACCATGGCGAGGAGGGCATTGACTGGAAT CCAACGGAGCAACCGTCAGAGTCTTCGACGAGACAGACCGTATTCCTAGCACCGAGCACAGTACCCGCTAGCATCGTCACATCCACTACCACCCCAGCCAGTACTCTGTTACCAATGGTTACAAACACTACCACACCACCAACAACGACGACAACAGAAGTACGAATACCGCCAGACACCACAACCACTACAACAACTACTACCATGGCACCGACAACTACTAGCACTACTACTACTACAACCACTACCCCATCTACGACTACACCTACCACGCCAGCGACGACCAGAGCTACTACCGAACCACCCAGAGTTAATACGGAAACCATAGAATACGCTCAGCACAACTTCCCACCCAGGCAGGATAGGAGATTGAAGAAGATTCCAGTGACTGCTGGCAAACCGTTGAGCTACATTATACCACCCAATACGTTCACTGATTTAGAAGATGGTGATACCAGAAACTTAAGACTGAGCCTGTACCTTCAGGGTGCGCCATTGAAGAGGTTGCACTGGCTGCAGTTCAATCCGAAAACTCAGGAGGTCTATGGATT ACCACTGGAGAATGACATCTCCACTTGGACCTACGATCTGGTTGCTTCAGACAGCGAGGGACTGAACGTGACTGATCGTTTGGACATTCACGTGCAACAACACAAATTGAGTCGCAGCGTTAATCACGAATTCAGTATCTATCTTAGGATCGATAAACGCACGGAATTCCCTACTGAAGTGGATTGGGAGCTGAAG GTGATTCGAAGTATAGCTGAGCTGTACGGCGACAGCGACACCAGACATATCACTGTTCGATTGGTTGACATCCTCAACGATCAAGCTACCTTCACCTGGACGAACGACAGCCTGCCAAGAAGCAGCGACTGCCCCAGAGAGTACATCAATGATCTGTTAAAT GTCCTCGTTGATAAGAACGGCGATCCCAGCGCTGCGCTGAGAAACGTGCTGCTCCCTGAAATCAGAGTGAAACGAGTGGTGCATCAAGGTATTGGCCAGTGCGAAGACATGAACCAACCGCAGCCGCCTAAAGTTTCCACCCAAGAGCCTAAGTCGAACTTCCCACCCATGTCCAGAAATCAAGTGGATCTTGTCAATGCTACTGTTGGTCAACTGCTCGTGTTCAAAGTGCCAGAA GACACCTTCTACGATCTCGAAGACGGTTCCGCCCGAAACCTGCGAATGTCTCTGCTGACTATCGGGCGCACGCCTATACCAGCCCACGAGTGGTTGCAGTTCGACAGCAAGAATCAAGAGTTTTATGGTGTTCCGATGCGCAGTGACGTAGGACGCAAAGAGTACCAGCTAGTCGTTACCGACAAGGATGACGCTAGTACCACAGATGGCCTGGTGGTAGTGGTCCACCCGGCCCCGATGATGCATCAAACGGTGGAGTTCTCGATGACCTTGGACATCCCGTACGACTCGTTCGCGCACTCTGCTCTACAGAAGCGTAACTTCATCGAGAAGTTGCGCGACCTGTATCAAGACAGAGATACCAGTTCCATTTCCTTGCATAGTATATCTAACGGAAGCACAGTGATCACATGGCACAACAGAACTCTTCCCACTTCGTATTGCGCCCACGACGAGGTGAGCAGATTACGATCAGTGCTGGTCAAGAGCGACAACGATCGTCGATCTGTGACCGACGAAGTCCTAGAAGTGATGGGCTCTAAGTTCCCCGTAAAACAAATTACGGTGATTCCCATGGGGATCTGTCTTGGTGAACTAACTGACGTTCATTCGCCGgataactatgttccaccaatcgaCGATTCCACCTCGGTTGGAACGTTCCACGATGACTACCTCATTACGTTCGTTCTGCCTGCTATCATCATCGCAGCAATGCTCATCCTAGCTGGTATCATTGCCTGCGTATTGTACAGACGAAGGAGAAGCGGGAAAATGAGCGTCAGCGAACAGGACGACGAAAGACAGAGCTTCCGCAGCAAGGGAATCCCTGTGATCTTCCAGGACGAGCTGGACGAGAAACCTGATCCAGGTAAATACA GTAACAAGTCGCCGGTGATTCTAAAGGAAGAGAAACCGCCCCTGCCGCCGCCGGAGTACCAGAAAACAGAGGACGGAGCGGACGTGCCTATGTTACCAAAAGAGAATTCGGAGGAGCCTTATcaaccaccgccgccattcGCCACGAACCGCGATACTAATCGTCAAAACCGGCCGAAGCCGACCCCCACGTACAGAAAACCGCCCCCATACGTGCCCCCCTAA